TTGTCGGTAGGGGGCGGGCGGCCCTGGCTCTCCCTCGGCGGGCTCCCTCTATCCGTCAGCGCCTGCGGCTGCCACCTTTTTCCCGCGGGGGCGGGAGAAAGGGTCCTGCCTTGGCGAGGGGGGCTGGCATCGGCGTGACGCTTGTAGGCCCTGGGCAGCGCCGGCATCCGGCGTCCGCCTTCGGATAGATCGTCCTCCCCATCCCCCCGATGGGGAGGACAGGCGCGCTTCAGCGCGCCAGGAGGGGTTTGTTGGCCCAAGGCAGCCACACCCGGTGTTCACCCGTCTGCCGCGTCGCTGACGCCGTCGCAGTCCGTGACGCCGCCGACGGCCCAGCCTTCGGCGCCGGAGAGCATGTCGACGGCGAAGATGGCGTTCGACGCGGTCACTGGAGCGGCCGCGATGATGTCGCCTCGCGCGGGCGCTGGTGTCATCGACTGGTACGCTGTCACTGCAGAGTCTATGGATCTCCACCTCTGTCGGACATCCGAAGCGTGTCCAGCTACAGGGTACTAGGGCATCACCTCGACCGCGTGCGCCCCATCGATCGGATCGACCGCGCCGATGCCGACGCCGTCGGCCGCCCCGACGTCAGCATCACCGGTTGGCGGCAGGTCGATCGCTGCCGGCGGCGGTGAGGCCAGCCGGGCCGCCAGGTCGTAGCGCGCGCCGTTCGTCAGGACGTGCAGCCGGATGCCGAGGATGCTCACGGGATCGGACTGATTCGCCGAGTCGAGCGAGGTGTAGCTAACTCCGACGGGTCGACGATCGTGATCGCGCCGCTGCCCGCCACGACCAGCGTGTCGTCGGGTCCGATGAAGGCGGCCGTGTCCTCGTCCAGGCCGATGCCGACGAAGCTCGGGTTGGCAGGACAGCGCCGTGAGGAGCCGCCCCAGCCGGTCGCGCTGCCGGAAGTGCTGGTCGATGATTGCCAGGCCGGTGAAGCCCAGTCCCGGCGCCAGCGTGACCATGTCCGCCCGCGGCGTCCCGCCGTCGTCGCCGAAGGCGATCATGTGCTCGCTCATCACTGCCGCCCCGGCCGACGTGCCGGCGACGTGCAGCCCGTGTGCGTGGCGCTCGGTCAGCCGGTGCGCGAACGGCGTGCCGCCCAGCGTCGTCGACAGGCGCAGCTGATTGCCGCCGGTCAGGAACACGCCGTCGACATCGTCGAGCGCGTCGACGAACGCATCGCGCGCCGCGTCCGAGAGCGCGTCTCGATCGGCAGCACGGTGACGGATGCGACGTGCAGCCGCCGAAACACGATCTCGTACTTGCGCCCCGTCGTCTTCAGCATGGAGGCCGTCGGGACGACGGCGATGCGGCCCGCTCGCCGCCGCACAGCGCGACAAAGCGCGCCAGGATGGCGGGGGTGCGCATTTTTCTTCGGCGCCGCCGATGGGGATCGTAGCCGCGGGTCACGTGGGGGCTTCTCCCGTGCGGGCGGGTTCGGACGGGACCGCAGGGTCCGCACGGGAGTGTAATACCAGTCCGCCGCGTTCGCACGATGCGACGGGCGGATAGCCTCAGTCGCCCAGCTGCTGGCTCTCCCGCACCCGCCCCCGGATCAGCCCCTCGAGCTCGTCGCGCACCAACTCGATCGGGATGCGCTCGATGATCTCGTTGGCGTAGGCGTACGTCAGGATGCCGTGGGCGGCGGCCGGCGGAATGCCGCGGGCCTTGAGGTACGTCAACTGCGTCTCGTCCAGCTCGCCGACCGAGGCGCCGTGCGTGCACTTCACATCGTCGGCGAAGATCTCGAGCTGCGGCTGCGTATTCACCGTCGCCGTGTCGGCGAGCAGCAGGCAGCGGTTCTCCTGGACGGCGTCCGTCTGCTGGGCGTCCTGGTGGACCTTGATCCGCCCGGTGAACACGGCCGTCGCGCGTCCGTCCAGCACGCCCTTGTAGAGCTCGAAGCTGTGGCAGCCGCTCTTCAGGTGGTCCAACATCGTGTGGTTGTCGATGTGCTGCTGCCCGTGGCCCATGTACAGCCCGTGTAGCAGCGTGTCGCAGCCGGAGGCGTCGATGCGGATGGCGATCTCGTTGCGGACGATCCGGCCGCCGAGGGCGACGTTGTGGTTCACGTAGCGGCTCGCGCCCGTCTGAACGACGTGCATGCCGCCCATGTGGAAGGCCGCCTCGCTCTCGAGCTGCCGCTTCGTGTGGTCCACCTCGGCCCCTTCGGCCACGACGACCTCGCTCACGGCGTTCGTCAGATAGACATCGCCCGCCACGAGCCCGCCGTAGCTCTCGATCACGGTCACCCGGCTGCCGACGCCGGCCACGACGAGCACGCGCGGATGGTGCGCCACCGCCGTCTCCCCGCCCGCGCACGCGAACACGACGTGGATCGGCGCCTCGACCGCCACGCCGTCCGGCACGACGATCACGGCCCCATCATGCGCCAGCGCGGTGTTGATCGCCGCGAACGGCGCGTCTTCCCCATCGGCCAAGCGGCCATAGTGCGTTGCGACCACCGCATCGCCCTCGCGCAATGCCTGTTCCAGCGTCCCGACGCGCACGCCCGCCGGCAGCGCGCCGACGTGCGACCGCGCCGCGTCGAAGACGCCGTTCACGAACACGAGGCGGTGGCCTTCGAGCGGCAACAGCGCCAGCCGATCGAGCGCATCCGCGGCGGAGGTCGCGACGACCGAATGCGCGGCCATCGCCGGCGCGTTCGCGAACGCGACCTGGGCGATCGGCTGCACGTTCGTCTTGCGCCACGCCTCCTGGCGCGTCGTCGGCAGGCCGATGGCCTCGAAGCGGGCGGCGGCGGCGATACGGCGCTCGGTGAGCCACGCCGGGGCATGGCCGTTGGCGCGCGACAAGGCGGCGAAATCCGCCAGGAACCGGTCGCCGGCCGGTGTCGTCGTGGTCCGCGGCGTCGATCCCCTCACAACGGACGTTGTCCCCGCGCCGTCGCGCGTCGCGTTCGTCATCGCCTAGCGCCCCGCCGCGACGAGGGGCTCTGCGCTGCCCTCTTCCAACCAGCCGTAGCCCTTGTCCTCGAGCTCGAGCGCCAGCTCCTTGCCGCCCGACCGAACGATGCGCCCGTCGACGAGCACGTGGACGACGTCGGGGACGATGTACTCCAGCAGGCGCTGGTAGTGCGTGATGACGACGAAAGCGCGGTCGGGCGACCGCATCGCGTTCACGCCGTCCGACACGACCCGCAGCGCATCGATATCGAGGCCCGAGTCCGTCTCGTCCAACACGGCCAACACGGGCTCGAGGACCGTCAGTTGGAAGATCTCGTTGCGCTTCTTCTCACCGCCCGAGAACCCGGCGTTCACCGAGCGCTTGAGCATCGCCTGGTCCATCCCGACGATGTGCATCTTGGACTTCAGGTAGTTGATGAACGCCACCGGGTCGAGCGGCGGCTCGCGTTGCGATACTCGCGCACCGCGTTGTAGGCGGCTCGCAGGAAGTACGTGTTCGACACGCCCGGGATCTCGACCGGGTACTGGAAGGCCAGGAACAGCCCTTCCCCCGCCCGCTCGCTCGCGCTGAGGTCGAGCAGATCCTTGCCGCGGAACGCCACGCTGCCGTCCGTGATCGTGTAGGCGTCGTGCCCGGCCAGCACCTGCGCCAGCGTGCTCTTGCCGCTGCCGTTCGGCCCCATGATCGCGCACCTCGCCCGGGTTCACGGTCAGGTCGACCCCGCGCAGGATGGGCTTGTCATCGACGCTGACGCACAAGTTCTTGATCTCGAGTAGGGGCATGGGTGATGTCCTTATCCGTGGAAGCTCCGCATGGAGCCATTCGATTCACCAGGGTCGGGGCGGGACGGCCTGGAGCAAAAGGCCTCTGAGCCGCGCGCACCTCGGACACATCAAGCCGACGCTGCCTTTGGAAGGCGCCTCCCGACCCGCCACGTCCCACGCAACCGACGCTCCTCAAGCTCACCGCCAATAGCTTCTGCGCCTCCACAGCGAACTCCATCGGGAGCTCCTTGAAGACCTCTTTGCAGAACCCGTTGACGATCATTGAGATCGCGTCCTCTTCCTTGATCCCCCGCGCGGCGCAGTAGAACAGCTGGTCCTCGCCGATCTTGCTCGTCGACGCCTCGTGCTCCACCTTGGCCGTCGGGTTGCCGACCTCGATGTACGGGAACGTATGCGCCCCGCAGCGGTCGCCGATCAGCATCGAATCGCACTGCGAGTAGTTCCGCGCCCCCTCGGCACCCTTGGCCATCCGGACCAGGCCGCGGTACGTGTTCTGCCCGCGGCCCGCCGAGATCCCCTTGGAGATGATCGTGCTCCGCGTTCGCTTCCCGAGGTGGATCATCTTCGTGCCGGTGTCGGCTTGCTGGTGGTTGTTCGTCAGGGCCACCGAGTAGAACTCGCCGACCGAGTCGTCGCCCACCAGGATGCAGCTCGGGTACTTCCACGTGATCGCCGAGCCCGTCTCGACCTGCGTCCAGCTGATCTTGCTCCGATCGCCCTGGCACTTGCCGCGCTTGGTGACGAAGTTGTAGATCCCGCCGACGCCATCGGCATCGCCCGGATACCAGTTCTGGACCGTCGAGTACTTGATCTCGGCATCCGTCATCGCCACGAGCTCGACCACCGCCGCGTGCAGCTGATGCTCGTCGCGCATCGGCGCCGTGCAGCCCTCCAGGTAGCTGACGTACGACCCTTCTTCCGCCACGATCAGCGTCCGCTCGAACTGGCCCGTGGCCGCCGCGTTGATCCGGAAGTAGGTACTCAGCTCAAGCGGACACCGCACGCCCTTGGGGATGTACACGAACGACCCGTCGGTGAACACCGCGCTGTTCAGCGCCGCAAAGAAGTTGTCCGTGGGCGGCACCACCGTGCCGAGGTAGCGCCTGACCAGTTCGGGATGCTCGCGCACCGCCTCCGACATCGAGCCGAACAGGATTCCCTGCTTCGCCAGCTTGTCCTTAAACGTCGTCGCGACCGACACGCTGTCGAACACGGCGTCGACCGCCACGCCCGCCAGGATCAACTGCTCCTCGAGCGGGATCCCGAGCTTGGTGTAGGTCTCGCGCAGCTTCGGATCGACATCGTCCAGGCTCTTCGGACGATCGTCGAAGTTCTTCGGGGCCGCGTAATAGCTGATCGCCTGGTAGTCCGGCCGCTCCCACTCCACGTTCGGCCAGTCCGGCTCGGCCATCGTCAGCCAGTGGCGATAGGCCTTGAGGCGCCACTCCAGCAGCCACTCCGGCTCGCCCTTCCTGGCCGAGATCCCGCGGATGACGTCCTCGTTCAGACCCGGCGGGATCGTGTCGCTTTCGATATCCGTGACGAAGCCCCACTTGTAGGGCTGGGCGGACAGCTCGGCGACGACGTCGGACGTGGTGGGTGCGGGCACGGGTACGCTCCTCGGCCGGGCGGGTGGCGGGGCCGTTCGTTGGGCTGGGGGGTGGCGTAAGGGGCAGGGGAACGGCGGTTGCGGGATGGGGTTGCGACGTTTGGACAACCGCGTTGCGAGTGCGAGTATAGGGAATATTGCTGATTGGGGCAACCGAAAAGGGGGGATGGTGTGGGAGGGCAGGGCAGGTCAACGGCTGAAGCCGTTGATCTGTCCGTGCGTTGATCTGCCCGTGGTTCGAAACCAAAGGGCGGGCGATCCGATGGATCGCCCGCCCCGTAGCATCAACCTCGAGGTTCGAACGGGCGCGTTACCGCCCCTCGAACCCCCAGGCACACCCGGGCAGCTCGGCGTGATCGGCGCCTTGAAGTGGTCGAAGATCGGGAACGCTTCCCAGCCCTTCGACTCGTCGCCCGGCACGTCCGCCCCGCCGAGCACGCCGCCGATCCGCTCCACGCCCACGGCACCGAGGCCCACCAGGTTCCGCTCGAACACACCGCGGCCGTCGAACACGTCGTGCTCCCAGAACACCGCGCTCACCACCGCCGAGCCGTAGAACCCGTTGTCGATCCAACCCCACGTCGCCAGGTTGATGTACTCCACCTGCTTCTCGTTCAGCTTCTGGCACACGTAGTCGATCAGGTGGTTCTGGTCGTACACGAAGATCGCGAAGTCCGTGAAGCCCGGCTTCGGCACCAGGTTCGTGATCGCGATCTCCGTCGTCACGCCCCGGTTCCCCTTCGCCACCATCGGCAGCGCGAACACCGCCGACCCGCTCTGCGTCCCGCCCGCCCCGTGGCCCAGCTGCCAGTCGTACAGCAGGCAGTCGCCCTGGCCGTTGTACGCGATCGCCTCCCGCCGCGTCGTCCGCGCCGGGTCCGACCACTTCTCCAGCGTCACCACCGAGCTGATCGGCGCCGCAAGCACGTTCGACGACCCCGGGCTGATCCACTCCTGGCTCTCCGCACGCGCGCTGCCCACCCAGTTCCCCGGCAGGCTCCCGATCACCGGCAGGAAGTACGTCTGGCTGCCACGGGCGCAGATCCAGTCCACCAGCGTCGTGATGATGTCCCCGCCGCGGTCCAGGAAGTACACCTTCACCTTGGCCGCGTGCACCGCGCTCATGTTCTGCACCTGCAGCGCCGTGTCCCAGCCCTGGTACTCCGAGTACACCAGCGGCGCGAAGCTCACCTCGTCCCCGTAGCTGTAGTCCAGGCTGTACACGTCCGCCGGGATCCCGTTGTAGCTCGTGAAGTGGTTCGCACCCTTGGTGTCCACCACGATCCCCAGAGGCTGCGACGCGCCGATCCACGCGTTCCCCAGCCAGTCCGGACCCACCGCCGTGCTCGGGTCGAACGACACCGTCTCGCCCGGCGCCAGGTTCAGCACGTCCGCGATCTGGTTCCGCAGGCACACGTCCTGCGTCCGCAGCCAGATCTCGATCGAGCTGCACTCATCGCCCGAGTTGTGGATGTGGATGATGCTGTTCAGTCCGCCCTTGTTCGCGAACAGCAGCGGCGTGTAGTACGTGTAACCCCCGAACACCGGGTCCCGTGCACCTCCTGGTCCGACGACACGCTGGTGTACGCCGCCCAGCTCGTCACGTTCGGGTCGCCCGCATCCGGGCAGCCACGGTTCACAACCGCCGCCAGCGGCTCGCCCTGGTGCAGCTTGAAGTCCAGCGTGAACTGCGCACCGGACTGCTCGATCTCACCGAAGAACTTGTCCTGCGTCCGGTACGCCGTGTCGAAACCGCAGCCACCACTCGTGGTTGCCGATGATCTTCTGCGAGATCCGCAGGCATGCCAGGTCCGCGAACCGCAGCTTCTGGCCCAGGTAGTCCGTCACGATGTCCGTCGACAGCGAGTACACCACCGCGCTGTTCGCGCCCACCGGCATCTGGTCCGCCCGGAAGTGCCACGTGCTCCCCGGTGCGATCAGACCCGTGCACTCCACCTTCAGCGGACCCGCCGACTGCGGCGGGCACGCACCCGGCGTGCCCCACACCACCATCAGCGCCTTCGTCTCGGCGTCGCCCACGTTCTGCACTTCCACCGACGCCACGCAGTGTCGTTCGCCAGGATCGGCAGCTGCAGACGCCAGTCCACGCCCGCGCACGGCACGTTGATCCGCGCCGCGTCCGTGTCCGTCACGTCCTCCAGGCACGGCAGGTCCGTCCGACCCGAGTTCACCGGGTTGCCTGTCACGGAGACGACGTCGTCCGCGATCCCGCAGCTCCAGTCCTTCAACAGGTGCGGCACCGTCACCTTTGTGCAGCACCGTCTCACCCGGCTTCACCGGCATGTTCGGGTCCGCACCGCTCGTGATCGTCGTCGAGTAGATCTCCGTCGCGCCCGCCGCGCGCGTCGTCAGCGTGTCCGTCAGGAAGATGTCGTCCAGGAACGTCGTCCCGGTGTTCGTCACCTCGAAGCAGAACGTCACCGCCTGCCCGGTCTGGTTGAACACGCCGGGGTTGATGTTCACCCCCGGGCACTTCCCGTCGAACGACACTGTCTTGACCACCTGGATGCGCGGGCACTCGATCGTCGTCCGCTCCACCACGGCGTTGTTGATCAACACCGGGTCGACCGTCGGCGTCCGAGGTCCGCCGTCCACGCCCGGGAACGGCTGCGGCGCCGGCGGCTACGCCGTGTTGTTCTGCCGCGTCTCGACCCGCGCCGCGTTCGCCGCCTGCTGGCCGCATGCCGCGTCCTGGCGCACCGTCACCGTGATCCGGATCGTCACCGGCGCGCTGCCGGCGTTCACCCGCCCGAGCTCGTTCACGCCCAGGTTGTTCGGGTCGTTCCCGACGCGGATCGTGATCTGTCCGTCGTCGCGAACCTCGACCACCGCGCCACGCGACACCGTCACGTCCACCAGCGCCGGATCCACGACCACGAAGTTCACCGGCAGCTGGTCCACGACGTACACGTCGGCCGCGTCGGATGGGCCGCTGTTCGTCACCGTCAGGTCGTACGTGATCGTCCCGCCCGGCGCCACGGGGTCGCACGTCAGGAACCCGGCCGCGTCGTCCGCCTTCGTGATCGCCAGGTCCGCCTCGGCGATGATCAGCGTGTCGTGCCGGTCCGTGTTGTTCTGCGTCCGCAGATCCGTCGTCGTCGTCGTGATGTTCGCCGTGTCCGTCGCCAGCAGGTCCGTCCCGTCCAGGACGTAGCCGGATCCACCTGCGTGATCAGGTAGAAGCTGTATGCCTTGCCCGGCACGAGCGTCCCGGTCCCCGCCGTCGGCACGACGTTCTCGTTGCCGACCTGCAGGTGCGTCAGCGTCACCGTGTTCAACGCCGCGAAGGCGCACGTGACCTGGTCGTCCAGGTCGAACGGCTCGCAGCGCAGGAAGCGCTCGCCCAGGATCCCGGCCTGCTTCAGGTCCAGCGTGTCCGTCGCCCCGACGCCGGAGCGCCACGCTCGGCCGTCGTTGCCGATCGTGATCAGGTAGCGGTGCTCCTTGCCGGCGATCGCCAGGTCCGGCTCCTGCTGCCGGTCCAGCCGCGGTTCGGCCGGCACGTCCACCTTGTTGATGAAGACGTCCGCCACCGTGTTCACCGTCGCGCTGGCGAAGAACGCGTTGATGCTCCCCCACCGGACCGCAATTCAAGCACGGATCCCACGTGATCGGCCGCGTCGGCTCCACGCCCGGGATCGCCGGCGGCGGGCCTGGCGGAACCGTGTTCGATCCGCTCTGCAGCGCCGTGAACGTGGTCGCCAGATTCGTTCCGGTCGGCACCGACGGGTCGACCAGCACGTAGACGTCGAACGTCTCGCGCGCCCCGGCCGCCATGTCGTCGAGGTCGCAGAACAGAAGCTGCTGGTTCACGTCGTCCGGCCGGCAGTCAGCCCCGACGGCGCGCAGGAACGTCACCGGCCCAGGCACCGGCGCTGTGGGCAGGTTCTCCTGGATCGTCACGTTCCGGCCGTCCGACGGCCCGTTGTTCTGGACCTGGGCCTGGTAGCGCAGGATCTTGCCCGCCGTCACCTGGTTGGCCGTATCTGTCACGATGAACTGGTGCAGCGCGGTGTTGTAGGAAGTCACGACCTCGCCGACGGCCGTCGGGTTTACGCCCATGTCCGCCGCCGCCAGCACCGTGTTCTGCGTGAAGGCGAAGTTGTTGCTGTTGTTCACGTCCAGTGTGTCGGACAGCGTCCATGCGTCGTTCTCGAGCACGAGACCGGGCTCGAGCGCGCTGTCCGTCGTGACCTGGAAGACGAGCGTACGACTGGCCGACGTTCAGCGACCCGATGCCGCACCGGATCTCGTCCGTCACTTCTCCCGGCGTGCCGGTGTCGCAGTTCGCGCCCGCGGGCGGCACCGGGGCCCCTTGCACCGGCGTGCCGGCGTACGTCGCCACCAAGCTGCCCTGGTAGATCTGCACCCCGACCGGCAGCCGGTCGTGCAGCACGACGTTCTCCGCCGGCGAGACCCCGTTGTTCCGCACCGTCACGGTGTACTGGATCCGCCGTCCAGCCGTGACGCGCGTCGAAGCGAAGTAGTTCGGCGCCGTCGGGAAGACCTGGCCGAAGATCGCATTGTTGAACATCAACCCCGGCTGGTTGACCTGCTGCTCCTCGGCCGTGGCCGCCTTCGTGATGGACAGGTCCGCCACCGAGATCGCCCGCCGGTCCACGGTGACGAAGTTGTCCGACGTGTCAGGGTCCGGCGTCAGGGCCGTCACGCGCGCCGTGTTCGTTACCTGCCCGCCCTGCCGCAGCACCAAACGGAACGATGCCCGCAGCGACCCTGATGCCCGCCCACCGGCGGCGGCGAGCCGACGACGCCGACCGGGTCGAGGCGGTTCGTGCTGAACGTCCCGATGTCGCTGCCGAACTGCGTCGAGACGACGTTGCCGGTCGTGCACGTGAACTGCGTGATCGCCCCGCCGCCTTGCGACACCGAGAAGGCGCACGACTGGATCGACACGCTGTTGCTGGAAAGGAACGTGTCCGTGATCGTCACGTTCCGTGCCACCGACGGGCCGAGGTTGTCGACGAAGATCGTGTACGTGAAGACCTCGCCCGCCCGGATCGGGTCGTGCGTGCTCTCGATGAACTTCGTGATCCGCAGGTCCGCCAGGTCCTTCACGAGGTCCGTCTCGACGTCGCAGTTGTTGCGGTCGTCGACGTCGAAGACCGGCAGCACGCCCACCAGGCAGGCGGTGTTGCTGATCGGCAACTCGCCGATCGGGCTCGTGGCCACGAAGTCGGGCCGCGTCGTGAACGCCAGCTGGAACGTGGCCTCGCCGCCGTAGGGCACGTCGATGCCGCTGCAGTCGATCGTGCCGGGGCCGTTCAGCGGCGGCGCGGTGCAGACGGCGGGCGCGCCCAGGCCGCGGTCGACCTCGTTCACGGTGTTCGCCACATAGCGGGCGCCGGCCGGGAACGTGTCGCGCACGTTGAGGTCGATGAGGTAGGTGCCGGGCAGCGTCTGCTGCGTCGAGTCGGTGCCGTCGGCGTCGGTGCCGTCGGCACCGAGCGCGGCGTTGAGGATCCCTTCCTGGAACCAGTCGTGCGAGATCGTAATGTCACAGATCCACTGCTGGCCGGCGATGACCACGTCGGCGTCCTGCGTCGGCGAGCCCTCGCTGGGGCGGGCGTAGCAGGCCTTCTCGATGCGGATGTCGCTGCGGCAGCTGTAGAGCATCGCCATGGCGTCCTGGGTCACGACGCCGGTCGCGCCAGCGGCGCCGCCGGGGTTCCCCGAGGTCGGACCGCCGCCCGCAACCGAGATCGTCCCGGCCGTGATCGTGAACGCCGAGATGTGCACCCGGCCACCGGCGCCGCTGCCGCCGCCGCCGCAGCAACCGCCCGGACCGCCCGAACCGCCGTTGGCGCTCACCGCGCCGCCGTTCGTCACCTGCTGGGCAATGAACGTGATGCCGCCGCCGCTGCCGCCGCCGCTGCCGCCGGTGTCGCTGAACGCGCCGTTGCCGCCGTTGGCCTGGACGGCGCCGCCCGCGTTGATCGTGATCGTCGTCGAGCTCGAAAGCAGCAGCCCGCCGCCACCGCCGCCGCCGGAAGCCGCCGCGCAGCCCGAATTCCGCGTCCCGCCACCGCCGCCGCTGCCGCCCTGCAGGTTGGTCGACAGGTCGCCGTACGCCCCGCCGCCGGCCGCCGCCGCCGCCGGTGCCGCCCGCGCCGCCGAAGCCACCGCCGCCGCCGCCGCCCGTCGTCGGGATGCCGCCGCTACCGCCGCCCGGCCCGCCGCCCGGTCCACCCTGGCCGGGGCTGGCCGCGCCAAGACCACCGGCGCCGCCGCCTGCGCCGCCCGGCGAGGGCGTGAAGGCCTGACAGCCCGGCGCCGTCGGCGTCGCGTTGGCGCCGTTGACGTGGATCGTGCCGCCGATGACGATCGGGCCTTGCGACAGGAGCGCCAGCGGCAGGCTGCCGACAGCGCGCAGCGTCACGCCGGCCGGGACCGTGATCGTGGCGAACGGGAAGAGCGCCATGCCGCCGGACTGGAACGCCGTGGTGACCCGCTTGCCGTCGATCGTCAGCGCGTCGGTGTCGATGACGTGGTCGCCGGGCGCCAGGGCCGGGAAGTCGCTGCCCTCGAGGTTGAGCGGGCACGTGGGGTAGAACGCCTGGGCAAGGCGCTGCTCGCCCATCGGCACCGCCAGCGTCACGTCACCGTCGGGGCTGACGTCCGGC
Above is a window of Candidatus Avedoeria danica DNA encoding:
- the sufD gene encoding Fe-S cluster assembly protein SufD, encoding MTNATRDGAGTTSVVRGSTPRTTTTPAGDRFLADFAALSRANGHAPAWLTERRIAAAARFEAIGLPTTRQEAWRKTNVQPIAQVAFANAPAMAAHSVVATSAADALDRLALLPLEGHRLVFVNGVFDAARSHVGALPAGVRVGTLEQALREGDAVVATHYGRLADGEDAPFAAINTALAHDGAVIVVPDGVAVEAPIHVVFACAGGETAVAHHPRVLVVAGVGSRVTVIESYGGLVAGDVYLTNAVSEVVVAEGAEVDHTKRQLESEAAFHMGGMHVVQTGASRYVNHNVALGGRIVRNEIAIRIDASGCDTLLHGLYMGHGQQHIDNHTMLDHLKSGCHSFELYKGVLDGRATAVFTGRIKVHQDAQQTDAVQENRCLLLADTATVNTQPQLEIFADDVKCTHGASVGELDETQLTYLKARGIPPAAAHGILTYAYANEIIERIPIELVRDELEGLIRGRVRESQQLGD
- a CDS encoding DUF11 domain-containing protein, coding for MLENDAWTLSDTLDVNNSNNFAFTQNTVLAAADMGVNPTAVGEVVTSYNTALHQFIVTDTANQVTAGKILRYQAQVQNNGPSDGRNVTIQENLPTAPVPGPVTFLRAVGADCRPDDVNQQLLFCDLDDMAAGARETFDVYVLVDPSVPTGTNLATTFTALQSGSNTVPPGPPPAIPGVEPTRPITWDPCLNCGPVGEHQRVLRQRDGEHGGGRLHQQGGRAGRTAAGPAAGAGPGDRRQGAPLPDHDRQRRPSVALRRRGDGHAGPEAGRDPGRALPALRAVRPGRPGHVRLRGVEHGDADAPAGRQRERRADGGDRDARAGQGIQLLPDHAGGSGYVLDGTDLLATDTANITTTTTDLRTQNNTDRHDTLIIAEADLAITKADDAAGFLTCDPVAPGGTITYDLTVTNSGPSDAADVYVVDQLPVNFVVVDPALVDVTVSRGAVVEVRDDGQITIRVGNDPNNLGVNELGRVNAGSAPVTIRITVTVRQDAACGQQAANAARVETRQNNTA